A single Vigna radiata var. radiata cultivar VC1973A chromosome 8, Vradiata_ver6, whole genome shotgun sequence DNA region contains:
- the LOC106770987 gene encoding uncharacterized protein LOC106770987, producing the protein MSRLKLGKKLQPAKKAWKSFSNKMQSKLHKLSIPRAMKATFKRLLATLHSLHHLVSSRGHRSLAGRRSSYAASDYRVHGKNISAIRIDDLFPEPASSMVAHANKTHSSQGETSRGRVVIEKKKDLAGGNSGVNTLEDAWKAVVAKSPQLQVDQKAEEFISKFREDMRLQKERSLLEFQEMLARGA; encoded by the coding sequence ATGTCTCGTCTGAAGCTAGGAAAGAAGCTTCAACCTGCCAAGAAGGCTTGGAAGAGCTTTTCCAACAAAATGCAATCAAAACTCCACAAACTCAGCATTCCAAGAGCCATGAAAGCCACCTTCAAACGCCTACTTGCGACCTTGCATTCCCTTCATCACCTCGTATCCTCTAGAGGTCATCGTTCTCTCGCAGGAAGAAGATCATCATATGCTGCTTCTGATTATCGTGTTCATGGCAAGAACATATCTGCAATACGCATAGATGACCTCTTTCCTGAGCCTGCTTCTTCCATGGTCGCGCATGCCAACAAGACTCATTCATCACAAGGGGAAACAAGCAGAGGCAGAGTGGTgattgagaagaagaaggatcTGGCAGGAGGGAACAGTGGCGTGAATACTTTGGAGGATGCATGGAAGGCTGTGGTTGCTAAGTCACCTCAGCTGCAGGTGGATCAGAAGGCAGAGGAGTTCATCTCCAAGTTTCGTGAAGATATGAGGCTTCAGAAAGAAAGGTCTTTGCTGGAATTCCAGGAAATGCTAGCACGAGGTGCCTGA